In one Patescibacteria group bacterium genomic region, the following are encoded:
- a CDS encoding DUF6485 family protein: MDCKIDENLKDCPCTYPGCPRKGKCCDCLKHHLANNELPACCFSKELEKTYDRSFKKFVENQGLS; encoded by the coding sequence ATGGACTGCAAAATTGACGAGAATTTAAAAGACTGTCCTTGTACTTATCCCGGTTGCCCAAGAAAAGGGAAGTGTTGTGATTGCCTAAAACATCATCTAGCTAATAATGAATTACCGGCTTGTTGTTTTTCAAAAGAATTAGAAAAAACTTATGACAGAAGTTTTAAGAAATTTGTTGAGAATCAGGGATTGTCTTGA
- a CDS encoding DUF5667 domain-containing protein encodes MKILRKAILVLALLVFATGILGASIWQTAAQTTGEDSVLLIEGEETAGSVPGQATEEVNKVDYDLHWGGTLYTGILPDHLLYPLKMIRDKIWLFLTTDSLKKAELYLKFADKRLLAAEALININKIDLGITTLTKAEKYLEQAVSQEKVAKEAGKETTELLEKLSQATLKHEEVILKFEKKIPNTARPVYDSALQYARQGYQQVMERLGK; translated from the coding sequence ATGAAAATCTTGAGAAAAGCGATTTTAGTATTAGCTTTATTAGTTTTTGCAACCGGAATTTTGGGCGCTTCAATCTGGCAGACAGCGGCTCAAACAACTGGCGAAGACAGTGTTTTGTTAATCGAAGGTGAAGAAACCGCCGGTTCAGTTCCAGGGCAGGCAACTGAAGAAGTCAATAAAGTCGATTATGATCTTCACTGGGGCGGCACTCTTTATACTGGAATTCTGCCTGATCATCTTTTATATCCTTTAAAAATGATTAGGGATAAAATTTGGCTTTTTTTGACGACTGATTCTTTGAAAAAGGCTGAACTTTATCTAAAGTTTGCTGATAAGCGTCTTTTGGCAGCTGAGGCTTTAATTAATATCAATAAAATTGATTTAGGGATAACCACTTTAACTAAGGCCGAGAAATACTTAGAGCAAGCGGTTAGTCAAGAAAAAGTAGCTAAAGAAGCCGGTAAGGAAACCACAGAGCTTTTAGAGAAATTATCTCAGGCGACTCTCAAACATGAGGAGGTAATTTTGAAATTCGAGAAAAAAATTCCTAACACGGCCAGACCAGTTTATGATAGTGCTCTCCAATATGCTCGACAGGGATATCAGCAAGTAATGGAGAGGTTAGGAAAATAA
- a CDS encoding type II CAAX endopeptidase family protein, whose translation MIFQKFFGKVLHHGQLSIKHVFSLFCFIFAFWSLYRYFPEIFPQWVEELIFKPLIWLLPTFWLVRQVEKEKLASLGLTKKNLFPAIYWGVGLGVIFAAEGLMTNILKYQGLHLPELNYSPLSLIGLILLSFVTAFSEEIVFRGYIFTRLWRIWQNEWLANLVSAFLFALIHLPIGLFVLSYAPMIMIAYLFFVFVYGFGAAFVFGRSENILSAILMHVFWSWPIILFR comes from the coding sequence ATGATATTCCAGAAATTTTTTGGTAAGGTTCTTCATCATGGCCAGCTTTCAATTAAACACGTCTTTTCTCTTTTTTGTTTTATTTTTGCTTTTTGGTCCCTTTATCGCTATTTTCCTGAAATTTTCCCTCAATGGGTCGAAGAACTAATTTTCAAGCCACTGATTTGGTTGTTGCCGACCTTTTGGCTGGTCCGTCAGGTCGAGAAAGAAAAATTAGCTTCCTTGGGGTTGACTAAAAAGAATCTTTTTCCGGCTATCTATTGGGGAGTTGGTTTAGGGGTTATTTTTGCGGCCGAGGGCTTGATGACGAATATTCTCAAATATCAAGGCCTTCATTTGCCCGAATTAAATTATTCGCCCTTGAGCTTAATTGGTTTAATTCTTCTTTCTTTTGTGACTGCTTTTAGTGAAGAAATAGTTTTCCGAGGTTATATTTTTACGCGTTTGTGGCGGATTTGGCAGAATGAGTGGTTAGCTAATTTAGTTTCCGCCTTTCTTTTTGCCCTGATTCATTTGCCGATTGGCCTTTTTGTTTTGAGTTATGCGCCCATGATTATGATCGCTTATCTCTTCTTTGTTTTTGTTTATGGTTTTGGGGCGGCTTTTGTTTTTGGAAGAAGCGAAAATATTCTTTCTGCCATTCTAATGCATGTCTTCTGGAGTTGGCCAATCATTCTATTTAGGTAA